The stretch of DNA TACGACACGCTCAGTCATTACTTTCCAGCCGCTGGCGAAGTTCATCTCTCTCGCTGCGAGTGACTTCCAGATCGAACATCAGGTACTTGATATCCAATCGAAGCTGGCTGAGTGCCTCCTGGACAAGATTCAGAATTCTTCGGCGTCGTTTCACGCTATCCACCACTTGATCGTAAGCTACTTGCAGCTCTTCGTGGCGCTGGGTCGCGTTCAAGACCGCGATCTGCCGCCCCAATTCGGAGAGTTCACGTGGAAGCTCTTCAGTCTCAGGGTTTGGCAATCTCGACGCGTAATCCATGGTGACTCTTTTCCGTGCGTGCAGAGAAGGGAATCGATTTTTCCTATTCAGATTCTGTGCCAAC from Planctopirus ephydatiae encodes:
- a CDS encoding transcriptional regulator, whose translation is MDYASRLPNPETEELPRELSELGRQIAVLNATQRHEELQVAYDQVVDSVKRRRRILNLVQEALSQLRLDIKYLMFDLEVTRSERDELRQRLESND